GTAAATGCGGGAATTAAGAATGGAGATGCAGTAAATAAAGGTACTATGTCACCAGATCAATTAGGAGTAAGTGCTCCCGATTCAAAAACACTTGTAATAAATTTATCGCATCCATGTGCATATTTTGAAAAGTTACTTAATTTTAAATTCTTTATACCACAAAGACAAGATATGGTTGATAAAGCAGGATCAAAATATGGTTCAGCTGCGGATACTTTAGTTTATAATGGACCATTTAAAATAACTTCAATGGTTAGTGGAAGTAAGATGGAACTTGTTAAAAATGATCAATATTGGGATAAGAAAAATGTAAAGCTTGATAAAGTAACAATGAATTTCATGGATGATGCAAACACAATGTTAAATGCATTACAAAGTGGTCAAATTGATGTTGCGGATACATCTAGACCTGAATGGACTAATAAATTAAAATCAAGCGGAAAATTTGATCAAATCACTGGTAATGTTCCAGCAAATTCATATTTGAATTTCAATGTTCAAGATAAAAATAAATTACTTACAAACGCAAAGATAAGAAAAGCAATTTCACTTGCACTTAACAGAGAAGATTATCTTAAAACTATAGGTCATAGTATTGGAACAGTTTCATACGCATGGGTGCCAAAAGCTGTTCAAATAGGAACTGACGCATACAGAGATAAAGCTAGTGATGTAACTTTAAAAAATAGTAAAGAGAATCCTAAGGAATTATTCAAAGAAGGTTTAAAAGAATTAGGAATGGATACAGATTTAAGCAAGGTAGTATTGACTGATGAAGAAGCAGGAACAGATGAAAGACATAAACAAGAAGGAGATTACCTAATAAATGCCTTCAAAAAGAATCTTGGAGTTACTTTAAAGGTTGATTACAAAGAGTGGAAACAATTCCTACAAGATGAGCAAGATTTAAATTATGAAATGCAAAGTGGTCAAATGTGGTCAGCAGATTACAATGATCCTATGACATTTATGGATATGTGGGAAACAGATGCAGCAAAAACTGTAAACGGATATTCAAGCAAAGAATACGATGCATTAATAGAAGATGCAAAGATTCAAAAAGATGAAAGTAAGAGATTAGATGACTTTAAGAAAGCTGAAGATATTCTTATCAATAAGGATGCAGCTATAGCACCAACTTATAGTCAAGGAATGAGTATATTTGCATATAAATACGTTAAAGGCCTTCAAACACCAGTATTTGCAGCAAGTGGATCAAGAAATGTAGAATTTAAATATGCATATATTTCAGGAAAGAAATAAATAATATTTATCTATTACAGAACTTTTATAATCAAAATTATTTAATTGCATTGCGGCAGAGGTGTGTATTTATCTCTGCCGCATAAAATATTATTTTAGGAGGAATAAAGATGCTGAAATATACGCTTAAAAGATTTGTGTATATGATAGTAACTATTTGGATAGTTATTACATTAACGTTTGTAATGATGCACTCTATACCAGGTAATCCATTTTCAACAGGAAGAAGCTTACCTAAGCAAACTAAAATCAATTTAAATAAAAAATATGGACTAGATAAACCACTTACTACGCAATATGGATTGTTTATAAAGAATCTAGTTGTTCATGGTAGTTTAGGAGAATCTTATACTTATCCTGGTTTAACTGTTAACAGTGTAATAGCAGAGAGAGCGCCAGTTTCTGCAGCGCTAGGAGCTGAAGCACTTATATTTGCTTTAGTTGTTGGTATGATATTTGGAATTATAGCTGCATTTAAAAGAAATCACTGGCAGGATTACTTAGTAATGATAATAGCAATCTTAGGTATAGCAATACCGTCATTTGTTTTAGCAGCTTTATTACAGTATTTTTTAACAGTAAAAATAGAAGTATTACCAACTTCAGGTTGGGGTGGAATAAAATATACAATTTTACCTGCAATTTCATTAAGTTTAGGAATAATAGCTGTTTACGCAAGATATATGAGAAGTAGTTGTATAGATGTTTTGGGACAAGACTATATTATGACAGCAAAGGCTAAAGGTGTTTCTAAAATACCACTTGTATGGAAACACGTTATAAGAAATGCCATTTTACCTGCTATTACTATATTAGGACAGCAGATTGCAGCTGTTTTAACTGGAACCTTTGTTATAGAATCAGTGTTTTCTATACCAGGAATAGGAAGATATTTTGTTACTTCAATAACAAATAGAGATTATCCAATTATACTTGGAACCACTATATTTGTTGCAGTGGTATATATAATATCAGTTTACTTAGTAGACATAATATATAGTTTAGTAGATCCGAGAATAAGGTTAAGTAGTAACAAAAAGTAGGAGGGAAAGAGATGGCTGAAACTTCAAATAAAAAGTTTGAAATTATTGGGTGTGAAAATAACAATTCAGAAGAAATAGTCAGAAAAAATGTGACCTATTGGCAAGATGCGTGGAGAAGACTTAAACAAAATAAAGTCGCAGTTATTTCGTTAGTGTTATTAATAATAATAGTATTATTATCTATAATAGGACCAATGCTTAGGCCATTTACAACTAATGATGTAAATGACTCTATAAAGAATATTGGTTCAAATTCAACTCATTGGTTAGGAACTGACGATCTTGGAAGAGATTTGTGGGTTAGACTTTGGGTTGGAACAAGATCTTCTATAATAATAGGTATAGTTGGAGCAGCAATAGAGCTCGTTATAGGTGCTTTATACGGAGGAATTTCTGGATATTTTGGTGGAATTGTTGATGATATAATGATGAGAATTATAGAAATTTTAAATAGTATACCATATTTAATTTTGGTATTGATAGTTATAATTGTTTTAAATAGTACAGGAATAGTACCTCTAATCATCGCAATGACGTTAACTGGTTGGGTTGGTATGGCGAGAATTGTAAGAGGACAAGTTCTTTCTATAAAAGAACAAGAATATGTACTTGCAGCTAAGACTTTAGGAGCAGGCTCCTTTAGAATAATAATGAAACATTTACTTCCAAACGTTATTGGAGTAATGATAGTTGATGTAACCTTTGCAGTTCCAAGTTACATTTTTGCAGAAGCATTTTTAAGTTATATAGGACTAGGAGTTAAACCGCCAAGTACAAGCCTTGGAGCATTATGTTCTAGTGGTCAAGCGAACTTAATGTTCTATCCAGCACAATTGTTCTGGCCTTCACTAATAATATGTCTTATAATGCTTACGTTTAATCTTTTAGGTGATGGTTTAGCTGAAGCCCTTGATCCTAAGCAGAGACAGTAGGAGGTAACTATTATGGAAAAAATATTAGATGTTAAAAATCTAAAGGTATCTTACCATACTTATGCAGGAGAAGTTCAGTCTGTAAGAGGTATAAGCTTTCATTTAAATAAAAGTGAAACTTTAGCAATAGTTGGAGAATCAGGCTGTGGAAAATCAGTTACATCTAAGTCAATAATGAGATTAATAGATTGTCCACCAGGAGAGATAAAAAAGGAATCTGAAATTTATTTCGGAGAAAAAGATATATTAAAAATGGGAGAAAAGGAGCTTGGTAAGCTTAGAGGTGGAGATATAAGTATGATCTTCCAAGATCCTATGACATCTCTAAATCCTACAATGAAGGTTGGAAAGCAGATAGCAGAAAGCATAATGATTCATAGAGGACTTAAGGAAAAAGAAGCTTTTGCGGAAGCTATAAAAATGCTTGAAGCGGTTAACATACCAAATGCGGACAAAAGAGCTAACCAATATCCTCATCAATTTTCAGGAGGAATGAGACAAAGAGCTATGATAGCTATAGCTTTAGCTTGTAATCCTAAAATATTAATAGCAGATGAACCAACAACAGCATTAGATGTTACAATTCAAGCTCAGATAATGGATCTTATGAAGGACCTTCAAGAAAAGCTTGGAACTGCTATTATACTTATAACACATGATTTGGGGGTAGTTGCCAGTGTAGCACATAGAATACAAGTAATGTATTCTGGACTTATAGTGGAAAGAGGAACTACAGACGAAATCTTTGGAAATCCACAGCATCCATACACTTGGGCACTGCTTCAATCAGTACCAAGGCTCGATACAGCAAATAAAGGAGAATTATATTCCTTAAATGGAACACCACCAGACTTACTTAAACCACCAGCAGGATGTCCATTTGCAGCAAGATGTAAGTACTGCATGCAAATTTGTAAGGAAGAAATGCCAAAGGAAACTAAGGTGACGGATACACATTCAGTTAGCTGCTGGCTTAAAGACGAAAGAGCACCAAAAGTAGAATCACCTATTAAAACAGGAGGTGCAGAGTAATGGCTAAAAATGATGAAGTATTAATTGAGGTTAAGAACCTAAAGAAATATTTTAATGTTGGTCAAGGAGCAATACTTAAAGCGGTAGACGATGTGAGTTTTAATATAAAAAAAGGTGAAACCTTAGGACTTGTTGGAGAATCAGGTTGTGGTAAAACAACCTGTGGAAGAACAGTATTAGGTTTATATGAAGCTACAGAAGGTGAAGTAAACTATGATGGAGTAAACATACATAGTTTAAAAGGAAGATCTAAGAAGGAATTTAGTAAGAAAGCTCAGATGATTTTCCAGGATCCGTATGCATGTTTAAATCCAAGAATGACAGTAGGAGACATAATAGCAGAAGGAATAGATATTCATGGTTTATATAAAGGTGAAGAAAGAACTAAGAAAATATATGAAATGTTAGATCATGTTGGACTTAATAGAGAGCATGCATCAAGATTTCCTCATGAATTTTCCGGAGGACAAAGACAGAGAATAGGAATTGCAAGAGCACTAGCTATAAATCCAGAATTTATAGTATGTGACGAACCAATATCCGCACTTGATGTTTCTATACAAGCACAAATAGTAAATCTTCTTATTAAGCTTCAGAGGGAAATGGGCTTTACATATCTTTTTATAGCTCATGACTTATCAATGGTAAAACATATTTCGGATAGAGTTGGAGTAATGTATTTAGGGACAATGGTAGAGTTTGCAGCAAGTCATGATTTATATGAAAATCCGCTGCATCCATATACAAAGGCATTGATGTCAGCAATACCAATACCAGATCCTAAGGTTGAGAAAACGAGACAAAGGATAAAGCTTGAGGGAGAAGTACCAAGCCCGATAAATCCTAAACCAGGCTGTAGATTTGCAGCAAGATGCAAACAAGCAAAGCCTGAGTGTTTTAAAATAAAACCAGAGTTTAAAGAAATTGAAAAGGGACACTTTGTAAGCTGTCATTTATATTAAAAAAATTCCTGCATAAAAGCAGGAATTTTTTTTTTGCATATTTATGTAATAAAGCTGTGTAACTTATGTCAAAAATGCAATATATAAGTACATTAACAAAAATGTGTTTATTACGCATGTTTTTAAAGAAAAACAATGTTTTTTTAATAAAAACTCAATAAAAACATAAAAAATATAATACATTCGCATTTGCAAATTAAAGTAATAACTAATAATATATTTATATAACAATACATTAATTCAATTATTTTTAATTAATAGATAATTAAGGAAAATAAATATAAAATTTGAACTGAAACTATGATAAGGGATTATTAAATGAAGGGAGAAGATATATGTTTAAGTATATTATAAAAAGATTTATTGCAAGTATAGTTACGTTGTGGTTAGTTGTAACATTTACATTCCTTTTAGCGCATGCAATACCTGGAGGACCATTCACAAGTGAAAAGAAATTACCTCCAGCTATAGAGGCAAATTTAAAAGCTAAATTTGGTTTAGATAAGCCACTAAGTAAGCAATATACAACATATCTTGCCAATATGGTAAAAGGTGATTTGGGTATGTCAATGCAATATGAAGGAAGAATGGTTAGAGATATAATAACATATTCATTTCCTAATTCAGCTAAACTTGGTGGAGTCGCTATTTTATTTGCAATTATAGTCGGATTATATTTAGGAGCGATGAGCGCACTTCATCAAAATAAATGGCAGGACGGTTTAAGTACAGTAATTTCAACATTTGGAGTAACGATACCTAGTTTTGTACTTGCTACATTACTTATTTACTTATTCTCGTTAAAGCTTAAGATTTTACCAGCTGTCGGATTTACAACACCGTCTAATTATGTAATGCCAGCACTTGCACTTGGGATATTTCCTATGGCATTTGTAACAAGGTATACACGTTCAATGCTTATTGATGTTTTGAATCAAGATTATATAAGAACAGCAAAGGCAAAGGGTTTATCTAAAACAATAATAACTTATAAACATGCTCTTAAAAATTCTTTGATTCCAGTAGTTACATACTTGGGACCACTTATAGCAGGTGTTTTAACAGGCAGCTTTGTTGTTGAATCCATATTTGGTATACCAGGGCTTGGAAGAGAGTTTGTTCTTAGCATTGATAATAGAGATTATACGACGATAATAGGCGTTACTGTTTTCTTTAGTGCAATCCTCATATTTTGTAATTTAATAGTGGATATATTGTATGTGATAATTGATCCTAGGATAAAATTCCAAAATTAATGAGGAGGTAGAAAATATGGAGAGTATAAATAAGGATTTATTTAAAACAGTAAGTGAAGACAGAAAAAAAACGCATGAAAAAGCAAGACCAAGTTTCACTTACTGGCAAGATGTTTGGAGAAGGTTTAAATCAAATAAATTATCTATTGTAGGGCTCGTTATTATAATAATTATTGTGTTATTTGCTGTTGTAGGTCCAATTTTCTCAAAATTCAATTATTATACTAATGATTATTCATCAGCTAATTTAGCACCTAATGGTACACATATCTTTGGAACTGATAATTTGGGAAGAGATCTTTTAACAAGAGTTATGTGGGGTGGGAGAATTTCGCTTACTATTGCTCTTGTAGCTAGTATTATTAGTTTTGTAATAGGAATTATATATGGTGGAATATCAGGATATTTTGGTGGAACTGTTGATAACATAATGATGAGGATAGTTGAAGGTGTTGCTTCATTGCCGCTTATGATATATGTAATATTGATAATGGTAATAGTGGGACAGGGAATGGCAAGTCTTATAATTGCTATAGCATTAACATATTGGGTTGATATGGCACGTATAGTAAGAGGCCAAATTTTGCAATTAAAGCAAGAGGAATTTGTACTTGCAGCAAAAACCTTAGGAGCATCATCTAAAAGAATACTCCTTAAGCATTTATTACCCAACACCATGGGACCAATTATTGTTAACTTGACACTAAATATACCTAATGCCATATTTACAGAAGCATTTTTAAGCTTTGTAGGACTAGGAGTTCCAGCACCTCAAGCGTCATGGGGAACTTTATGTTCTAACGCTCTTGGCTCATATCAAATGTATCCATATCAACTTTTGTTTCCAGCTTTAGCACTTTGCGTAACAATGTTTGGTTTTAACTTTTTAGGTGATGGTTTAAGTACAGCACTGGACCCTAAAATGAGAAAGTAGGAGATAATAATGGAAAAATTACTTGAAGTAAAGAATTTAAAAACCTCATTTTTTACTCATCTTGGTGAAGTGAAATCAGTAAGAGGAATCTCATTTGAAATCAATAAGGGAGAAGCGCTTGGAATTGTTGGAGAGTCTGGTAGTGGAAAGAGCGTAACTATGATGTCTGTTATGAGATTACTTGAGGAAAATGGCAAAATAGTTGATGGAGAAATTATTTTTAATGGAATAGATATAGCAAAGGCTTCTGATAAAGAAATGGAGAAGATACGTGGAAACAAAATCGGAATGATATTTCAAGATCCTATGACATCTTTAAATCCTGTATTAACAGTAGGTAATCAAATTGTAGAAGGTATAAAAAAGCATTTAAAAATGAGTACAAGTGAAGCAACTAAACATGCTGTTGAAATGCTTAAATTAGTTGGCATACCAAGTCCGGAAAAGAGAATGAAGCAGTATCCACATGAATTTTCAGGGGGAATGAGACAGAGAGTTATGATTGCTATGGCAATTTCCTGCAAACCGGAACTACTAATTGCAGATGAGCCTACAACTGCCCTTGATGTAACAATACAAGCCCAAATATTAGACTTAATGAAGAATTTAAAAAATAAAATGAATACATCAATAATACTTATAACTCATGATTTGGGAGTGGTTGCTAATTTATGTAGCAAGATAAATGTTATGTACGGTGGTGTAATTATAGAAAAAGGTGATGCAAGAGAAATTTTCTATAATCCTAAACATCCTTATACTTGGGGACTTTTAAGAAGTATTCCTGATCCTACAAAGGATACTAAAGAAAGGTTAATTCCCATTGATGGTTATCCTCCAGATTTATTAAATCCACCAAAAGGATGCCCTTTTGCAGCAAGATGTCCATACACAATGGAAATTTGTATGGAAAATCCTGTTTTATCATTTAAAATAGGAGAAAATCATGAAGTAGCATGTTGGCTGAATCATCCAGATGCACCTAAGGTTAATTATAGAAAGGAGCAAAGCTAATGCCACAGAATAATGTATTACTTGAAATAAAAGATTTAAAAAAGTGGTTTCCAATAAAGAAAGGTTTCTTTGGAGGAAAGGTTAGTAATGTTAAAGCTGTAG
The Clostridium felsineum DSM 794 DNA segment above includes these coding regions:
- a CDS encoding peptide ABC transporter substrate-binding protein, which codes for MKSKKLISVLLSAIVVSSIALTGCGSSSNSTTADKDQHLNLEINVADVKTLDPSKGTDGYSAYVLQETMEAIARDEVKNGKEVVVPAGAKSWSQSSDGLTWTFKLRDNKWSDGKAVTADQYVYALRRSLDAKTASEYAYLLVNAGIKNGDAVNKGTMSPDQLGVSAPDSKTLVINLSHPCAYFEKLLNFKFFIPQRQDMVDKAGSKYGSAADTLVYNGPFKITSMVSGSKMELVKNDQYWDKKNVKLDKVTMNFMDDANTMLNALQSGQIDVADTSRPEWTNKLKSSGKFDQITGNVPANSYLNFNVQDKNKLLTNAKIRKAISLALNREDYLKTIGHSIGTVSYAWVPKAVQIGTDAYRDKASDVTLKNSKENPKELFKEGLKELGMDTDLSKVVLTDEEAGTDERHKQEGDYLINAFKKNLGVTLKVDYKEWKQFLQDEQDLNYEMQSGQMWSADYNDPMTFMDMWETDAAKTVNGYSSKEYDALIEDAKIQKDESKRLDDFKKAEDILINKDAAIAPTYSQGMSIFAYKYVKGLQTPVFAASGSRNVEFKYAYISGKK
- a CDS encoding ABC transporter permease — encoded protein: MLKYTLKRFVYMIVTIWIVITLTFVMMHSIPGNPFSTGRSLPKQTKINLNKKYGLDKPLTTQYGLFIKNLVVHGSLGESYTYPGLTVNSVIAERAPVSAALGAEALIFALVVGMIFGIIAAFKRNHWQDYLVMIIAILGIAIPSFVLAALLQYFLTVKIEVLPTSGWGGIKYTILPAISLSLGIIAVYARYMRSSCIDVLGQDYIMTAKAKGVSKIPLVWKHVIRNAILPAITILGQQIAAVLTGTFVIESVFSIPGIGRYFVTSITNRDYPIILGTTIFVAVVYIISVYLVDIIYSLVDPRIRLSSNKK
- a CDS encoding ABC transporter permease, whose amino-acid sequence is MAETSNKKFEIIGCENNNSEEIVRKNVTYWQDAWRRLKQNKVAVISLVLLIIIVLLSIIGPMLRPFTTNDVNDSIKNIGSNSTHWLGTDDLGRDLWVRLWVGTRSSIIIGIVGAAIELVIGALYGGISGYFGGIVDDIMMRIIEILNSIPYLILVLIVIIVLNSTGIVPLIIAMTLTGWVGMARIVRGQVLSIKEQEYVLAAKTLGAGSFRIIMKHLLPNVIGVMIVDVTFAVPSYIFAEAFLSYIGLGVKPPSTSLGALCSSGQANLMFYPAQLFWPSLIICLIMLTFNLLGDGLAEALDPKQRQ
- a CDS encoding ABC transporter ATP-binding protein; the protein is MEKILDVKNLKVSYHTYAGEVQSVRGISFHLNKSETLAIVGESGCGKSVTSKSIMRLIDCPPGEIKKESEIYFGEKDILKMGEKELGKLRGGDISMIFQDPMTSLNPTMKVGKQIAESIMIHRGLKEKEAFAEAIKMLEAVNIPNADKRANQYPHQFSGGMRQRAMIAIALACNPKILIADEPTTALDVTIQAQIMDLMKDLQEKLGTAIILITHDLGVVASVAHRIQVMYSGLIVERGTTDEIFGNPQHPYTWALLQSVPRLDTANKGELYSLNGTPPDLLKPPAGCPFAARCKYCMQICKEEMPKETKVTDTHSVSCWLKDERAPKVESPIKTGGAE
- a CDS encoding ABC transporter ATP-binding protein is translated as MAKNDEVLIEVKNLKKYFNVGQGAILKAVDDVSFNIKKGETLGLVGESGCGKTTCGRTVLGLYEATEGEVNYDGVNIHSLKGRSKKEFSKKAQMIFQDPYACLNPRMTVGDIIAEGIDIHGLYKGEERTKKIYEMLDHVGLNREHASRFPHEFSGGQRQRIGIARALAINPEFIVCDEPISALDVSIQAQIVNLLIKLQREMGFTYLFIAHDLSMVKHISDRVGVMYLGTMVEFAASHDLYENPLHPYTKALMSAIPIPDPKVEKTRQRIKLEGEVPSPINPKPGCRFAARCKQAKPECFKIKPEFKEIEKGHFVSCHLY
- a CDS encoding ABC transporter permease yields the protein MFKYIIKRFIASIVTLWLVVTFTFLLAHAIPGGPFTSEKKLPPAIEANLKAKFGLDKPLSKQYTTYLANMVKGDLGMSMQYEGRMVRDIITYSFPNSAKLGGVAILFAIIVGLYLGAMSALHQNKWQDGLSTVISTFGVTIPSFVLATLLIYLFSLKLKILPAVGFTTPSNYVMPALALGIFPMAFVTRYTRSMLIDVLNQDYIRTAKAKGLSKTIITYKHALKNSLIPVVTYLGPLIAGVLTGSFVVESIFGIPGLGREFVLSIDNRDYTTIIGVTVFFSAILIFCNLIVDILYVIIDPRIKFQN
- a CDS encoding ABC transporter permease — encoded protein: MESINKDLFKTVSEDRKKTHEKARPSFTYWQDVWRRFKSNKLSIVGLVIIIIIVLFAVVGPIFSKFNYYTNDYSSANLAPNGTHIFGTDNLGRDLLTRVMWGGRISLTIALVASIISFVIGIIYGGISGYFGGTVDNIMMRIVEGVASLPLMIYVILIMVIVGQGMASLIIAIALTYWVDMARIVRGQILQLKQEEFVLAAKTLGASSKRILLKHLLPNTMGPIIVNLTLNIPNAIFTEAFLSFVGLGVPAPQASWGTLCSNALGSYQMYPYQLLFPALALCVTMFGFNFLGDGLSTALDPKMRK
- a CDS encoding ABC transporter ATP-binding protein; this translates as MEKLLEVKNLKTSFFTHLGEVKSVRGISFEINKGEALGIVGESGSGKSVTMMSVMRLLEENGKIVDGEIIFNGIDIAKASDKEMEKIRGNKIGMIFQDPMTSLNPVLTVGNQIVEGIKKHLKMSTSEATKHAVEMLKLVGIPSPEKRMKQYPHEFSGGMRQRVMIAMAISCKPELLIADEPTTALDVTIQAQILDLMKNLKNKMNTSIILITHDLGVVANLCSKINVMYGGVIIEKGDAREIFYNPKHPYTWGLLRSIPDPTKDTKERLIPIDGYPPDLLNPPKGCPFAARCPYTMEICMENPVLSFKIGENHEVACWLNHPDAPKVNYRKEQS